Proteins encoded in a region of the Kryptolebias marmoratus isolate JLee-2015 linkage group LG14, ASM164957v2, whole genome shotgun sequence genome:
- the gfi1b gene encoding zinc finger protein Gfi-1b, which translates to MPRSFLVKNKRCSSYNIHRTYEEEPEAFQRGVLSQVQDSSERGSPPAEERGDEDALPAQCPLPVHLEPTKPPVAPTQPYYLTGEPHMAEFPPFYKPTYAWDPLASSYELRQLSFSPTVLQHASSLYGPHISHSPPPEQPLDCSTHYSPTSNTYHCITCDKVFSTPHGLEVHVRRSHSGMRPFGCSICRKTFGHAVSLEQHMNVHSQEKSFECKMCGKSFKRSSTLSTHLLIHSDTRPYPCQYCGKRFHQKSDMKKHTYIHTGEKPHKCQVCGKAFSQSSNLITHSRKHTGFKPFGCDICSKGFQRKVDLRRHHESQHGMK; encoded by the exons ATGCCGAGGTCATTCctggtgaaaaacaaaaggtgctCGTCCTACAACATCCACCGCACCTACGAGGAGGAACCCGAGGCCTTTCAGCGCG GGGTTCTGTCGCAGGTCCAGGACTCCTCAGAGAGGGGGTCTCCTCCTGCCGAGGAGCGAGGAGACGAGGACGCCCTACCTGCTCAGTGTCCCCTACCTGTCCACCTGGAGCCGACCAAGCCACCTGTGGCCCCCACTCAGCCGTACTACCTGACCGGAG AGCCTCACATGGCCGAGTTCCCGCCTTTCTACAAGCCGACGTACGCCTGGGACCCGCTGGCTTCCTCCTACGAGCTCCGTCAGCTGAGCTTCAGCCCCACGGTCCTCCAGCACGCCAGCAGCCTGTACGGCCCCCACATCAGCCACAGCCCGCCGCCGGAGCAGCCCCTGGACTGCAGCACGCACTACTCGCCCACCTCCAACACCTACCACTGCATCACCTGCGACAAG gtgTTCTCGACGCCCCACGGGCTGGAGGTGCACGTCAGGAGGTCCCACAGCGGAATGAGACCTTTCGGCTGCAGCATCTGCAGGAAAACCTTCGGCCACGCGGTCAGCCTGGAGCAGCACATGAACGTCCACTCTCAG GAGAAAAGCTTTGAGTGCAAAATGTGCGGGAAGTCCTTCAAGCGCTCCTCGACGCTCTCCACGCACCTCCTCATCCACTCCGACACGAGGCCGTACCCCTGCCAGTACTGCGGGAAGCGGTTCCACCAGAAGTCCGACATGAAGAAGCACACGTACATCCACACGG gTGAAAAACCTCACAAATGCCAAGTTTGCGGCAAAGCGTTCAGCCAGAGCTCCAACCTGATCACCCACAGCAGGAAGCACACGGGCTTCAAGCCGTTCGGGTGCGATATTTGCTCAAAGGGCTTCCAGCGAAAGGTGGATCTCCGCCGGCACCACGAGAGTCAGCACGGCATGAAATGA